In Vicia villosa cultivar HV-30 ecotype Madison, WI linkage group LG7, Vvil1.0, whole genome shotgun sequence, the DNA window GTATTAGTCAATGAAAATCATGAAAAAACAGACCCTATTTTTCTTAGGTCGGCCAACCGTGCCTATATTTTTCATGCGCTAGATCGGGCTGGTCAAGCATGCTTCTGAGCTAGaccttttttataataaatttttttataaaataaatagtcTATTTTGGTGTAAATTTTTTAGTATGATTCATCTTTCTCttatttctatctcttcgaatcgTGTTGGCATCTCTCCTTCATTTCTCTTGTTTTCATTGATCTTTTTTTGTCTCTCGTTCTCTCTACTTGGTAAATGTTAATTTttaatatctctctctctctctgatgaCACTCTATCATTACATATATTTCATAAAGAAATCAGAGCAAATTTAGTCAAAGATGACCAAATATGAAGCTTAAAGGCCAAAGAAATATGCAAAAATCACTAAGTACGAAGAAATAGGGACTTGATGAAAATTGGATGTTAAAAGGAGCAAAAACGCAAAAGGTATTGGAATAATCACACAGAGCATCATGCGCGTAACATAAAATAACACAGAGCATCGCAAGCCATCACGCAAGTGATAAAAGAACCATTGAATTATATGGAGAAGAAGAACGTGAACACCCCCGGAGAGAGGTCTCGTTATACGATCCACATGACCCTCTAGTAAAACACAAACTTTTGCGGGCATCGCGACTGAAAGGGGTAACAAGATAATATCTAtctttaaaattattaaagttatccatataaactataaatatatttttcctcTTCCTAAAAGAAATCAGTCCTTTATCCCAGTCTAACTTTACCGAGGTGTGTTGTATGTTAAAAAGATGGAATAAGAAATTTAAGATGGAGATATTGTTCTTGTATTCACgccaataataaaatatattaacacAAGTCTAATCCACATAAAACAACTACGAGAAAAAACTCCTAAATTATTCATGACCAAAACTTCAAACTCGTTGAAAGGAAGCCTAcaccacataataattaacacttgatagtttatttaaatttttgtagctctttatatgtttaaaatttttatttaaatatataaaaatatttaaaaattatcaataaacgaaataaaaaaaattgtctaaAATGTCTcaatcctctttttttttttatgttaaaaaatatttataataaaataattaattttaattttttcacaAGAAATTAAGTGAaatttcaaaactaaaaataagGGATTGTAGGTTAGGTAGACCcatacttttattttaatataataatactataataataataataataataataataataataataataataataataaattaataatttattacatatttttaatatttattcatcaaatgaatagagaacaataaaaaatttataataatttttacttTAGTTTTTCTATTTAAATTCTCTACTTCATTGTGTACAAGAATGATTAGAGGATGAAGAATGAAATTAAATCAAGAAATATTTTGATTGAAAACAATAtcctttatattattttttttttaaattaaaagtaaaatctgGTATGGGCTTAAAAGTCATCTaaactcctaattttttttatttttaattgattttccgCGTGTCAATTTTTAAGTTCAAACAAATGATTGTAGTTTTGATTTTCCCGTCTAATTGATTAAACTGACTGATCTGATCTAATTTTGATTAACATACATGTTATCATAAATACCAATATTAAAGTTTATTACTCTCCAAACAAACAAGATTCTAACATTGTTTTATCTTGAAATCCTTTATTATGAACAAAAGGATAGTTGAACCTTAACTAAAAAAGTTGGACAGCTGGTGAGGAACTGTAATCTCATGCATATCAATATTCACTTTCCTTTGGAACGGTTGTCTCCATTGCTACTATTTGCTACCTTTAATTAACAATCACTAAATGGCTAATTTGCATCCTTTTCCTTTGCCTATTTTTCGCCACAAGTCACAATCCAACCTATAGTAATGTATAGTAGACTTTATAAGCTAAGATCAAGACATGTGAAAGTAAATCAATTAAGAGCATTAGAAGTCACAAACATGGTTGAAAAAACATTGTCTTTAATTTAGCCACGGGATGTAAAGAAACTCATCTAAGTTTACTTTGATTATGGCCACAAACTTTTTTCCCATGACCTAAAGACTCCGTGAGTATATTGAAAATTTCATGTTCTCAATTGCCTATATATATTTGCTATTAATCTATCAATAAATCATGGCAAATATATCTTGCCCTATTGAATTGGAGCCTAGGACTTTGAGTGGAGAACAACTAACTCAAGCAAGGGTATATAATATCATTCTTCACAAAGCTTTCTCACTCATTTGGTTTGATTTGGTGGTTTGATTTCCCAAATAAACATCCTAATGTTGATGAATCTTCATGTTGATAATGTTTGTTGTTTCATGTAGGAACTAGCTGCTGAGGTGGTTCAAAATATGGAACCAAGTGAAGCATCAACTGTGTTTTTTGAGGTATGATTTTTAATCCGGGCCGGCTAAATAATCCTATCTCACTTAAAAATCGAGAATAAAGGTAATTTATATATAACACTCGTACACGTCAATTAAACGAAACGTCTTTTTTAATTGACAAAACTGCAAAAATTATCACACTTAAAAATAGATAATATTTAATAGTCTCAGTGACGATGACTTGAGATCGATCCGAACAATTTGTAAACTATTATATTATTCAATAATAGTATTTGTTAGTGAATATTTTTTAATACTATATAAGTTTcattaaaaatattgttaaattgtaaatcatattttgtttttgttttgaagggGATTATGCATCCAATAAAGGAGGTCACACTCATGGatgaaaataaatgcaaaaatgaGAAATTAATTGATTTCACAAAGAAGAAAGAGACTCTACCTTATGATGAGAAAGTTTACCAATGCCAATGTTCAAGTTCTACTGAAATCCCTTTTTGTATTGTTGGAGAAAAAGAGCCCCTTTCTGCACCATTTTGATTTTTGTGTTGTTTTAGCTGTTAatggtgtttatttaattattttatatgccAATAAAATATTCCTATGTTTGGccaattttttgtttgaaaataaaataactagACAGTTATGATTATTTCATGAAATAActtttcttgttctttttttaatataaaaaaagatgtggtttctgattttttttttttccatCATTATAAGTGTATATATAGTTTAAAGTCACACAACATTCTGGGCCATATTGCGTTTTTAGATAATGGGCTTTCCTTGACGATATCCAGTTATTTGAGATTTATACATATCACCCATCAAATTATACACGCCTTCCTCTATGCTTTTACTATTATATCTttgtttaaaattattaatttttaaaaaatatgcgTTTTTACtggaaattccaaaaaatatcaGATCTTTAAAAATTTTCATGAGTTTTtaccgaaaattttaaaaaaatacaagatATCTTGAAAAAATTAccggattttttgaaatttccagtattgtttgcaaaaataaaatgaaattgtacaaccataaatttgaaatttctggtacataccggaaattttaaatttatggtagtacaattttatttttttttgcaaaaaataccagaaattttaaaaattctacCAGAAAATTCATTCTTCACCCCCACTAACTGTTCAAGGATAATTCTTTTGTGATAAATTAAGAGAATTGCTTATTGCACTCTAAATGGTGGAAAAACCAAAATCAGTTACACAACGCCTCACCGTTTCACTCTTGTTTCTCCGTGGATttgaaccggagctctagataccaattgttaaTGCTCAAGGTGATGAAGAAAGCAAAAGAAATATTATATTCTCTGTAAATGACGACTACAAAAGACTGTGAAATGATTAGTTTTAAATGCAGCTACAACTAGTCTATTTATACACAAAAAACTAGAGTTGTCACGTAGGCCCTAACAAAAGTAaacttaataaataattaataactaAGTAAACAAAATAAACTAGAACCCCAGAAGTTGAACATACTTCTGGGACGCAACATCAGAAGCTTCCGCTTCTGATTGATAATAAATTATGACTAACAACAGTTTCTGAATATTAATTACTTCAAATAGTTGATGACTCGATGACTCGGTATGGTCTCTCCTAGCTTAGAGTCAACTTT includes these proteins:
- the LOC131618134 gene encoding uncharacterized protein LOC131618134, producing the protein MANISCPIELEPRTLSGEQLTQARELAAEVVQNMEPSEASTVFFEGIMHPIKEVTLMDENKCKNEKLIDFTKKKETLPYDEKVYQCQCSSSTEIPFCIVGEKEPLSAPF